In Myxococcales bacterium, a single genomic region encodes these proteins:
- a CDS encoding RNA polymerase sigma factor, whose amino-acid sequence MTVADPVSRAMSRYAAGDDAAFAAVYDGLASRLFAYLHRLARRSADAEDMLQQTFLRMHDARSRFRHDADVVPWAYAIARRIFLDHARKANRFVPSGDLEADGHAPPSPTPDAEAVFAAIELSAVARAELEAMQPILREAFLLVREEGLSMAQAADVLGISVAATKLRAHRAYERLREVLAAEGVK is encoded by the coding sequence GTGACCGTCGCCGATCCCGTAAGCCGAGCGATGTCGCGCTACGCGGCGGGCGACGACGCGGCCTTCGCGGCGGTCTACGATGGCCTCGCTTCACGGCTCTTTGCGTACCTGCATCGGCTCGCGCGGAGGTCTGCCGATGCGGAAGACATGCTTCAGCAGACGTTCCTCCGAATGCACGACGCGCGGTCGCGTTTCCGCCACGACGCCGACGTCGTGCCTTGGGCCTATGCCATCGCGCGGCGCATCTTTCTCGACCATGCGCGCAAGGCCAACCGCTTCGTTCCCTCTGGTGACCTCGAAGCTGACGGTCACGCGCCGCCGAGCCCAACGCCCGACGCGGAGGCGGTCTTCGCAGCCATCGAGCTTTCGGCCGTAGCTCGCGCCGAACTCGAGGCGATGCAGCCGATCTTGCGCGAGGCCTTCCTGCTCGTGCGCGAGGAAGGCCTCTCGATGGCCCAGGCGGCCGATGTTCTGGGCATCTCCGTTGCTGCCACCAAGCTTCGTGCGCATCGGGCGTACGAGCGGCTGCGTGAGGTCCTCGCTGCGGAAGGTGTGAAATGA
- a CDS encoding NAD(P)H-dependent oxidoreductase subunit E, whose translation MPFALTAERERELDDILSRYPNRMAACIPVLHVCQEQNGHINDEVVDFVSKRLDLPPAHVKGVVTFYTLFNQKPVGKHQVWVCRTLPCALRGGLDVLHHCEKKLGIHAGETTPDGKVTLRSAECLASCGTAPMMQVDKDYFENLTMDKVDEILRKLQA comes from the coding sequence ATGCCCTTCGCCCTCACCGCGGAACGCGAGCGCGAGCTCGACGACATCCTCAGCCGCTATCCGAACCGGATGGCCGCGTGCATTCCGGTCCTGCACGTCTGCCAAGAGCAGAACGGGCACATCAACGACGAGGTCGTCGACTTCGTCTCCAAGCGGCTCGACCTCCCGCCGGCGCACGTGAAGGGGGTCGTCACCTTCTACACGCTGTTCAACCAGAAGCCCGTCGGCAAGCACCAAGTCTGGGTGTGCCGCACGTTGCCCTGCGCGCTCCGCGGCGGCCTCGACGTCCTGCATCACTGCGAGAAGAAGCTCGGCATTCATGCCGGCGAGACCACGCCCGACGGCAAAGTCACGCTGCGCTCCGCCGAGTGCCTCGCGAGCTGCGGCACGGCGCCCATGATGCAGGTCGACAAGGACTACTTCGAGAATCTCACGATGGATAAGGTCGACGAGATCTTGCGGAAGCTTCAGGCGTGA
- a CDS encoding AAA family ATPase → MSKKKEAFDYVYYGTACDTAELERFLAHTMTVNDKLEADGRRKTPVCIWGRHGIGKTEVVESLARSRGAEFVAIAPAQFEEMGDLMGMPVVVDDGKATRMAPPEWVPRREGPGVLLIDDVNRADDRILRGLMQLLQNHELAGWKLPSGWQIVLTANPDGGDYSVTPMDDAMLTRMLHVTLRFDVKRWAAWAERTGVDPRGIAFVLTYPETVTGERTTPRTLVQFFDRIAGIADLKKEVDLVTILGESCLDKATVSTFIAFVNQNLEDLVSPEDILGAKKLETVAARLGRLVDRDVKRVDMLAAICTRLVNHLTLRKGALPDKELQNLRDFVKLPMLPEDMRLALAQDLSLLDAKKGIAKIMGDPDVAKLLLRLASSK, encoded by the coding sequence ATGAGCAAGAAGAAGGAAGCCTTCGACTACGTCTACTACGGCACGGCGTGTGACACGGCGGAGCTGGAGCGCTTCCTCGCCCACACGATGACCGTGAACGACAAGCTCGAGGCCGACGGTCGCCGCAAGACGCCGGTCTGCATTTGGGGTCGCCATGGGATCGGCAAGACCGAAGTTGTCGAGAGCCTCGCCCGCTCGCGCGGAGCCGAGTTTGTCGCCATCGCACCGGCTCAGTTCGAAGAGATGGGCGACCTCATGGGCATGCCCGTCGTCGTGGACGACGGCAAGGCTACGCGCATGGCGCCGCCCGAGTGGGTGCCACGTCGCGAAGGGCCCGGGGTGCTCCTCATCGACGACGTAAACCGCGCCGACGACCGCATCCTCCGCGGCCTCATGCAGCTCCTTCAAAATCACGAGCTGGCCGGGTGGAAACTGCCCTCGGGCTGGCAGATCGTGCTCACCGCCAACCCCGACGGTGGCGACTACTCGGTGACGCCGATGGACGACGCGATGCTCACGCGCATGCTCCACGTCACGCTCCGCTTCGACGTGAAGCGCTGGGCCGCTTGGGCTGAACGAACCGGTGTCGATCCGCGCGGGATCGCCTTCGTCCTCACGTACCCGGAGACGGTGACCGGCGAGCGAACCACGCCGCGCACCCTCGTTCAGTTCTTCGATCGCATCGCGGGCATCGCTGACCTGAAGAAGGAGGTCGACCTCGTCACCATCCTCGGTGAATCGTGCCTCGACAAAGCGACCGTTTCGACGTTCATCGCCTTCGTAAACCAGAACCTCGAAGACCTCGTGTCACCGGAGGACATTCTCGGAGCGAAGAAGCTCGAGACCGTCGCCGCCCGCCTCGGGCGGCTCGTCGACCGAGACGTCAAGCGCGTCGACATGCTCGCCGCCATCTGCACGCGCTTGGTCAACCACCTCACGCTCAGGAAGGGCGCGCTCCCCGACAAAGAGCTCCAAAATCTCCGCGATTTCGTCAAGCTTCCGATGCTCCCCGAAGACATGCGCCTCGCCCTCGCGCAGGATCTGAGCCTCCTCGACGCCAAGAAGGGCATCGCCAAGATCATGGGCGACCCGGACGTCGCGAAGCTGCTCCTCCGCTTGGCCTCGTCGAAGTAG
- a CDS encoding DUF2752 domain-containing protein has protein sequence MEPPAPNVTRRLAAPLALAAVAVLVLWFLPSPCPIRFFLGVPCPSCGLTRAARAAAHLDFHAATQFHPLWFVVFPALALFAAIEMGSYVWRGRTAGLDRSPVVQRVFTAILAALVVLWIARFFGAFGGPVDV, from the coding sequence ATGGAGCCGCCGGCACCCAACGTCACACGTCGTCTCGCGGCACCGCTCGCCCTCGCCGCCGTCGCAGTGCTCGTGCTCTGGTTCCTTCCGTCCCCGTGCCCAATCCGATTTTTCCTCGGTGTGCCGTGCCCATCGTGCGGTCTTACCCGCGCGGCTCGTGCGGCGGCGCACCTCGACTTCCACGCGGCAACGCAGTTTCACCCGCTCTGGTTCGTCGTCTTTCCGGCGCTCGCCCTCTTCGCGGCGATCGAGATGGGGAGCTACGTCTGGCGTGGCCGCACCGCGGGCCTCGATCGAAGTCCCGTCGTGCAGCGTGTGTTCACGGCCATCCTCGCCGCGCTCGTCGTGCTGTGGATCGCGCGGTTCTTTGGCGCCTTCGGGGGCCCTGTCGACGTCTGA
- the ychF gene encoding redox-regulated ATPase YchF gives MGLSVGIVGLPNVGKSTLFNSLSSAKAEAANYPFCTIEPNVGVVIVPDSRLQALDTVVHADKIVPTSIQFVDIAGLVRGAHKGEGLGNQFLSHIREVDAIVQVARCFEDSNIVHVENRVDPVGDIATVTMELCLKDLETVNKRLDRARKSSKGGDAKEKLAFEVCDMLVKHLDAGTPARTFKLPDNVDALAIVKEMHLLTFKPSFYVANVDEGSLANLEKNAHFMALKKHADAEGAPLVPVCAALEEQIAQLEPQDRPEFLESAGLKEPGLHAVIRAGYEILKLQTFFTAGKVEVRAWTTRIGAKAPEAAGVIHTDFEKGFIKAEVIWWEDFVKLGGEAKCRDAGKIGIEGKDYVMRDGDVVHFRFNV, from the coding sequence ATGGGCCTCTCCGTCGGCATCGTCGGCCTCCCCAACGTGGGAAAATCCACACTCTTCAACTCGCTCTCGTCGGCCAAGGCCGAGGCGGCCAACTACCCGTTTTGCACCATCGAGCCGAACGTCGGCGTCGTCATCGTCCCGGATTCGCGCCTCCAGGCCCTCGACACCGTTGTGCACGCCGACAAGATCGTCCCGACGTCGATTCAGTTCGTCGACATCGCTGGGCTGGTGCGCGGCGCCCACAAGGGAGAGGGGCTCGGCAATCAGTTCCTCTCACACATTCGTGAGGTCGACGCGATCGTGCAGGTCGCGCGCTGCTTCGAAGACTCGAACATCGTTCACGTCGAGAACCGCGTCGATCCGGTCGGCGACATCGCCACCGTGACGATGGAGCTGTGCCTCAAGGATCTCGAGACCGTCAACAAGCGCCTCGACCGAGCTCGGAAGTCTTCGAAGGGCGGCGACGCCAAGGAGAAGCTCGCCTTCGAGGTTTGCGACATGCTCGTGAAGCACCTCGACGCGGGCACACCGGCACGGACCTTCAAGCTCCCCGACAACGTCGACGCCTTGGCCATCGTCAAGGAGATGCACCTCCTCACGTTCAAGCCGAGCTTCTACGTCGCCAACGTCGACGAGGGGTCGCTGGCCAACCTCGAGAAGAACGCTCACTTCATGGCCCTCAAGAAACACGCCGACGCCGAGGGTGCGCCCCTCGTGCCGGTCTGCGCGGCCCTTGAGGAGCAGATCGCCCAGCTCGAGCCGCAGGACCGGCCCGAGTTCTTGGAGAGCGCCGGTCTCAAGGAGCCGGGGCTGCATGCGGTCATTCGAGCCGGCTACGAGATCCTAAAGCTGCAGACGTTCTTCACCGCTGGCAAAGTGGAGGTGCGCGCCTGGACGACGCGCATCGGCGCCAAGGCGCCGGAAGCGGCTGGCGTGATTCACACCGACTTCGAGAAGGGCTTCATTAAGGCGGAGGTCATTTGGTGGGAGGACTTCGTCAAGCTCGGCGGCGAAGCCAAGTGCCGCGATGCAGGCAAGATCGGCATCGAGGGCAAGGACTACGTCATGCGCGACGGCGACGTGGTCCACTTCCGCTTCAACGTATGA
- a CDS encoding OmpA family protein: protein MRQRFLVVLAAPPFAFAFAFGFAFSVGCGSEPPPAPVAPVAPAATEKPVVAAPPAASSAPKRPVNVSDEIRRLCSLPEPKDAPRFDFDTSDVVGDDRTTLQALAKCMTDGPLKGRSVRLVGRADPRGEQEYNMALGAKRSSNVKQYMTSLGIGDARLLQTSRGELDAKGTDEDTWRLDRRVDIELAK, encoded by the coding sequence ATGCGCCAACGTTTCCTCGTCGTCCTTGCAGCGCCGCCGTTTGCGTTTGCGTTCGCGTTCGGCTTCGCGTTCAGCGTGGGTTGCGGGAGCGAGCCGCCGCCAGCGCCGGTGGCTCCCGTGGCGCCTGCCGCGACGGAAAAGCCCGTCGTTGCGGCCCCGCCGGCGGCGTCCTCCGCGCCGAAGCGCCCGGTGAACGTCTCCGACGAAATTCGACGCCTGTGCTCCCTGCCCGAGCCCAAAGACGCGCCGCGCTTCGATTTCGATACCTCCGACGTGGTCGGTGACGATCGAACGACGCTCCAGGCGCTCGCCAAGTGCATGACCGACGGACCGCTCAAGGGGCGATCGGTCCGTCTCGTGGGACGAGCGGACCCCCGCGGCGAGCAGGAGTACAACATGGCGCTCGGTGCGAAGCGCTCATCCAACGTGAAGCAATACATGACGTCCCTCGGGATCGGGGATGCGCGCTTGCTTCAGACGTCGCGCGGCGAGCTCGACGCCAAGGGCACCGACGAAGACACCTGGCGCCTCGACCGCCGCGTGGACATCGAACTCGCCAAGTAG
- the coaBC gene encoding bifunctional phosphopantothenoylcysteine decarboxylase/phosphopantothenate--cysteine ligase CoaBC, which yields MDSLRGRTVALVVTGSIAAYKAAEVARLLVKAGATVLPVMTKAATEFLGATTLSGITGHAAAIDMWDKAVSGELHVTLASRADVVCVAPATADSLSRFAHGRADDLVAALVLCARGPVVVAPAMHPRMWDHPATALNVRALEQQGRVRLVGPVVGEVASGEHGMGRMAAPEDIVSAVAAALGPPTKRDLAGKRIVVTAGPTVEDLDPVRFLGNRSTGKMGFAVAARAAARGAVVTLIAGPVNLTTPPDVRRTDVRRALDMQAALAATLGPSLDGADALVMTAAVADYRPRVPSDRKLKKEDDHAILELQKNPDLLAEVGARRARKTPVLVGFAVETGAPDEVAAYARKKLAAKKVDLVVANAAADAFGADENVAIFVTAEGDEPLGKMPKATLADRILDFVVAKLA from the coding sequence ATGGACTCGCTTCGTGGTCGTACCGTGGCGCTCGTCGTGACCGGCAGCATCGCGGCGTACAAGGCTGCCGAGGTTGCCCGCCTCCTCGTGAAGGCAGGCGCGACGGTGCTTCCCGTGATGACGAAAGCCGCGACGGAGTTCTTGGGGGCCACGACGCTCTCGGGGATCACCGGCCACGCAGCCGCCATCGACATGTGGGACAAGGCCGTTTCTGGCGAGCTGCATGTCACGCTCGCCTCGCGCGCCGACGTGGTTTGCGTCGCGCCGGCGACGGCCGACTCGCTGTCGCGTTTCGCTCACGGACGCGCCGACGACCTCGTCGCCGCGCTCGTGCTCTGTGCGCGCGGGCCCGTCGTCGTGGCGCCCGCGATGCATCCGCGCATGTGGGACCACCCGGCGACGGCGCTCAACGTGCGCGCCCTTGAGCAGCAGGGGCGCGTGCGGCTCGTGGGACCCGTCGTGGGTGAGGTCGCGAGCGGCGAGCACGGCATGGGGCGCATGGCTGCCCCGGAAGACATCGTCTCCGCCGTGGCGGCGGCGTTGGGGCCACCGACGAAGCGTGACCTCGCGGGCAAGCGGATCGTCGTGACGGCCGGGCCCACCGTCGAGGATCTCGACCCGGTGCGTTTCCTCGGAAATCGTTCGACCGGAAAAATGGGGTTCGCCGTGGCGGCCCGCGCGGCCGCCCGCGGCGCTGTCGTCACGCTCATCGCGGGGCCGGTCAATCTAACGACGCCGCCCGACGTGCGTCGCACCGATGTGCGTCGAGCGCTCGACATGCAAGCCGCCCTGGCGGCGACGCTTGGTCCATCGCTCGACGGCGCCGACGCCCTCGTGATGACGGCGGCCGTGGCCGACTATCGTCCGAGGGTGCCCTCAGACCGCAAGCTGAAGAAGGAAGACGACCACGCCATCTTGGAGCTTCAGAAGAACCCCGACCTGCTCGCAGAAGTGGGCGCACGCCGAGCGCGAAAGACTCCGGTGCTCGTGGGCTTCGCCGTAGAGACCGGTGCGCCCGACGAGGTCGCGGCGTACGCGCGCAAGAAGCTCGCAGCGAAGAAGGTCGATCTCGTGGTGGCGAACGCCGCCGCCGACGCCTTCGGGGCCGACGAAAACGTGGCGATCTTCGTCACGGCGGAAGGAGATGAGCCGCTCGGCAAGATGCCAAAGGCCACGCTCGCCGACCGCATTCTCGACTTTGTCGTGGCCAAGCTTGCTTGA
- a CDS encoding DUF4234 domain-containing protein, whose translation MFCPNCGTQNPETAQTCTKCSFNLKGAAAPKFKGTMLMQQSPHAAPPPGAPAPAAAPAPMPSKLKGTMVGVAPPMPGSAPMGPPPADPGFPPPAAFGPPPAAPPPVAPEHAAFGSAQGVNPLGGTMVAPDGFGSPPPGAPGGYGAPPQDPNMGAYGAPPQQGFGAPPQQGYGPPPGQAGGYGAPPGAPGGYGAPQGQPDFGQQVNQGFNQATDAINQGINQALGPQGAYNQPGQQPGQPYQQPYGAAPGAQPGYPGGPGGPMVPAGGGPMMGGGGGGGAPGQHGPKGQVRNPINVLLIGIVTCGIYQMIWFISVANEMSAYLGREEPSWVKIMLLSTVTCGIYAMYWQIVKCGALIQEMQMRAGLPNPENKGIMYIVPYYNVILMQQELNKVWESPM comes from the coding sequence GTGTTCTGCCCCAACTGCGGCACCCAAAACCCCGAAACGGCGCAGACCTGCACCAAGTGCTCCTTCAACTTGAAGGGCGCCGCCGCCCCGAAGTTCAAGGGAACGATGCTCATGCAGCAGTCGCCGCACGCGGCTCCGCCGCCTGGCGCACCAGCGCCTGCTGCCGCGCCGGCTCCGATGCCGAGCAAGCTCAAAGGCACGATGGTGGGCGTCGCTCCGCCGATGCCAGGGTCCGCTCCCATGGGCCCGCCGCCGGCCGATCCGGGCTTCCCTCCGCCGGCTGCCTTCGGACCGCCTCCCGCGGCGCCGCCGCCCGTGGCACCCGAACACGCGGCCTTTGGCTCCGCGCAGGGCGTGAACCCGCTCGGCGGCACCATGGTCGCGCCCGATGGCTTCGGCTCACCGCCGCCCGGCGCGCCCGGTGGCTACGGCGCGCCGCCACAAGATCCCAACATGGGCGCCTACGGGGCGCCGCCGCAGCAAGGCTTCGGCGCGCCGCCGCAGCAAGGTTATGGGCCGCCGCCGGGACAGGCGGGCGGGTACGGCGCTCCGCCAGGCGCTCCCGGCGGATACGGTGCACCGCAAGGGCAGCCGGACTTTGGCCAGCAGGTCAACCAAGGGTTCAATCAAGCGACCGATGCCATCAACCAGGGCATCAACCAAGCGCTCGGGCCCCAGGGCGCCTACAACCAACCGGGCCAGCAGCCGGGCCAGCCGTATCAGCAGCCGTACGGAGCGGCTCCGGGCGCACAACCGGGTTATCCCGGCGGGCCGGGCGGCCCGATGGTTCCCGCCGGTGGCGGCCCCATGATGGGCGGCGGCGGTGGTGGCGGTGCTCCGGGCCAACACGGGCCCAAGGGTCAAGTCCGCAACCCCATCAACGTCTTGCTCATCGGCATCGTCACGTGCGGCATCTACCAGATGATCTGGTTCATCTCCGTGGCCAACGAGATGTCGGCCTACCTCGGTCGCGAAGAGCCGAGCTGGGTCAAGATCATGCTCCTTAGCACCGTGACGTGCGGCATCTACGCGATGTACTGGCAGATCGTGAAGTGCGGCGCGCTGATCCAAGAGATGCAGATGCGGGCCGGTCTCCCTAACCCGGAGAACAAGGGCATCATGTACATCGTGCCCTACTACAACGTGATCTTGATGCAGCAGGAGCTCAACAAGGTCTGGGAAAGCCCGATGTGA
- a CDS encoding DUF952 domain-containing protein — MRWLYHLVRREEQPRFSSGVGREYRPASLESEGFVHCSYKEAVAASAALYFAGERPLVLRIDPRRLSARVEEAPTPRGPMPHVHGPIPLEAIVEVLILGALAEAPDAIRDEPGLEPEPVS, encoded by the coding sequence ATGCGTTGGCTGTATCACCTCGTGCGTCGTGAAGAGCAGCCAAGGTTTTCGAGCGGGGTAGGGCGCGAGTATCGCCCCGCCTCGCTCGAGAGCGAGGGCTTCGTCCATTGCTCGTACAAGGAAGCCGTCGCGGCAAGCGCGGCGCTCTACTTCGCCGGCGAGCGTCCGCTCGTCCTCCGCATCGATCCGCGTCGTCTCTCCGCGCGGGTCGAGGAGGCGCCAACACCGCGCGGGCCCATGCCGCACGTGCACGGTCCCATACCGCTCGAGGCCATCGTAGAGGTGCTCATCCTCGGCGCCCTGGCGGAGGCTCCCGATGCGATCAGAGACGAGCCGGGTCTCGAGCCGGAGCCGGTCTCTTAG
- a CDS encoding leucine-rich repeat domain-containing protein: MGTHSETDENPFRSLASLRAAMATTGHGALEGFDSSVKAHGETWLALTADERRSLLNACPHRNRAPSYSLGAGPSIKGPLSGLVHVVAVEWMQRGRPADAAILFDDLLEFSDLPKEVYCNALWVIQNDNSKLGTQPERAARYLEACLPHGPRNPAIYFNAACVLFELGDHEGALSQIENAKAHNYDNLENVRDEKLLAPLRSHPRFEAVFAHMDPPEWDDLDAALATPDQVKNLEVRGVKTFPEGIRTLKNLEVLDIHFSQFKEVPVWVTELTKLRKLKVNWNASMKVLPDEILAMPSLRELSFYDSGLGKKYQMAQVNSLLGGFAKAKPDHATRMLHIALLLQNEKVALARAAEGIGPLVSALDSNVGQVRSFALRLLAKRLGAVTVPLREGASVVVLGKLLMDRAVLSERLARRGMALARNVSPETVAVIVGEQAKGKADGLVGGTVMLALEEHLRDALDAVDPGHLAADNPRPKAATKGKRGEAGSAAPAPRGESAAKLGELLMSKDAATVQVALEMMKRGGVPAGVLEELFLAMQNTELEKKARDGAKKLFLQYAPNHVQDAVKKIFARTSIYLSGETKVRSRIKSLARQAKGDIDPVKLALLLLPSRRGFSYLFEAAKKDETLAARALEALRSGASLDLSSSELDELPAALTTLKGLSTLDLTGCHLSEISPTLLSMTALVTLDLTRNRLTTVPEAIAQLTNLRSLAVGSNFLREFPVALFRMTTLTSLDVSTERYDPVRSLPFSSIPEGLGRLTALKELNLSAHHLATLPDDLRTLTKLEKLDLSSGKVGSLPEWLAELPALRVLDLEYAELGDAERIKAVASNLKAKGVRVKGLK, from the coding sequence ATGGGGACACACTCGGAGACCGACGAAAACCCGTTCCGAAGCCTTGCGTCGCTCCGCGCTGCGATGGCCACCACGGGCCATGGCGCGCTCGAAGGCTTCGACTCGTCGGTCAAGGCCCACGGCGAGACGTGGCTCGCGCTCACGGCCGACGAGCGGCGCTCCCTCTTGAACGCTTGCCCTCATCGCAATCGGGCCCCGTCCTATTCACTCGGGGCGGGCCCGTCGATCAAGGGGCCGCTGTCGGGGCTCGTTCACGTCGTCGCCGTGGAGTGGATGCAGCGTGGTCGACCGGCCGATGCCGCGATCCTCTTTGACGATCTGCTGGAGTTCTCCGACCTCCCGAAGGAGGTCTATTGCAACGCGCTCTGGGTCATCCAGAACGACAACAGCAAGCTTGGCACGCAGCCGGAGCGCGCGGCGCGCTACCTCGAGGCGTGCCTCCCCCACGGGCCGCGGAACCCGGCCATCTATTTCAACGCCGCGTGCGTGCTCTTCGAGCTTGGCGACCACGAGGGTGCGCTCTCGCAGATCGAGAACGCGAAGGCGCACAACTACGACAACCTCGAGAACGTCCGCGACGAGAAGCTACTGGCGCCGCTCCGGAGCCATCCGCGCTTCGAAGCGGTCTTCGCGCACATGGATCCGCCCGAGTGGGACGACCTCGACGCAGCGTTGGCCACGCCGGATCAAGTCAAGAACCTCGAAGTCCGCGGCGTGAAGACCTTTCCCGAGGGGATCCGCACGCTCAAGAACCTCGAGGTCCTCGACATCCACTTCTCACAGTTCAAGGAAGTGCCCGTATGGGTCACCGAGCTCACGAAGCTCCGCAAGCTCAAGGTGAACTGGAACGCCTCGATGAAGGTCTTGCCAGATGAAATCCTGGCGATGCCGTCGTTGCGCGAGCTCTCGTTTTACGACAGCGGCCTCGGCAAGAAGTACCAAATGGCGCAGGTGAACAGTCTCCTCGGTGGCTTCGCGAAGGCGAAGCCGGATCACGCAACGAGGATGCTGCACATCGCGCTTCTCTTGCAGAACGAGAAGGTCGCCCTCGCGCGGGCCGCCGAAGGCATCGGCCCGCTCGTGTCGGCGCTCGACAGCAACGTCGGACAGGTGAGGAGTTTCGCGCTGCGGCTCCTCGCGAAGAGGCTCGGCGCTGTCACCGTTCCGCTGCGCGAGGGCGCCAGCGTCGTTGTCCTCGGCAAGCTCCTCATGGACCGTGCGGTCCTCTCAGAGCGGCTCGCACGACGCGGCATGGCGCTGGCCCGGAACGTGTCCCCTGAAACCGTGGCCGTGATCGTCGGGGAGCAGGCCAAAGGGAAGGCCGACGGCTTGGTCGGGGGCACGGTCATGCTCGCCCTCGAGGAGCACTTGCGCGACGCCCTCGACGCCGTCGATCCGGGACACCTCGCGGCCGACAACCCGCGGCCAAAGGCTGCGACCAAAGGAAAGCGAGGCGAAGCCGGCAGCGCCGCGCCGGCCCCTCGCGGCGAGTCTGCCGCGAAGCTCGGCGAGCTCTTGATGTCGAAGGACGCTGCCACCGTGCAGGTCGCCCTCGAGATGATGAAACGCGGCGGCGTGCCGGCGGGCGTCTTGGAGGAGCTTTTCCTCGCGATGCAGAACACGGAGCTCGAGAAGAAGGCGCGCGACGGCGCCAAGAAGCTTTTCTTGCAGTATGCACCGAACCACGTCCAAGACGCCGTGAAGAAGATCTTCGCTCGCACGAGCATCTACCTGTCCGGCGAAACCAAGGTGCGGTCGCGAATCAAGTCGCTGGCGCGCCAGGCGAAGGGTGACATCGATCCCGTCAAGCTGGCGCTCCTCCTCTTGCCCAGCCGGCGCGGCTTCTCCTACCTGTTCGAGGCCGCGAAGAAGGACGAGACGTTGGCCGCACGGGCCCTCGAGGCGCTGCGCAGCGGCGCGTCGCTTGACCTCTCGTCGAGCGAGCTAGACGAGTTGCCCGCCGCGCTCACCACCTTGAAGGGCCTGTCGACGCTGGACCTCACCGGCTGCCACCTGTCCGAAATCTCGCCGACCCTGCTTTCCATGACCGCCCTCGTCACGTTGGACCTGACGCGCAACCGCCTCACGACAGTCCCCGAGGCCATCGCGCAGCTCACGAACCTTCGTTCGCTCGCCGTCGGTTCGAATTTTCTCCGCGAGTTTCCCGTCGCGCTCTTTCGCATGACGACGCTGACGTCGCTCGACGTCTCGACGGAGCGCTACGACCCCGTGCGTTCGCTTCCGTTTTCGTCGATCCCCGAGGGGCTCGGGAGGCTCACGGCGCTCAAGGAGCTAAACCTCAGCGCCCATCACCTGGCCACGTTGCCCGACGACCTCCGAACGCTGACGAAGCTCGAGAAGCTCGACCTCTCCAGCGGCAAGGTGGGCTCGCTTCCCGAGTGGCTGGCGGAGCTGCCGGCGCTACGCGTGCTCGATCTTGAATACGCCGAGCTGGGCGACGCCGAGCGCATCAAGGCGGTGGCGAGCAACCTCAAGGCGAAGGGCGTCCGCGTGAAGGGCCTCAAGTAG
- a CDS encoding DUF1109 family protein, with protein sequence MAGAVTLSWAALIALVMGHGAELAAGLALTTVWALGLLVSYVVLFRFPGRTTGAPRAVSTAVGLALGLVVTVAAAVVTQLRGLTDAGEGHHVACFGISLVVAVGPMAAFLATERGAEPVAPTSRGAALGAFAGAAAGLAMCFVCSHVDPVHMLAGHVTALFVSVAVGAVLGQRLLAMRG encoded by the coding sequence GTGGCCGGCGCGGTGACCCTGTCTTGGGCAGCGCTCATCGCCCTCGTGATGGGACATGGAGCCGAGCTGGCTGCCGGCCTCGCCCTTACGACTGTGTGGGCTCTGGGCCTCCTCGTGAGCTACGTCGTGCTGTTTCGATTCCCCGGCCGAACGACCGGCGCGCCGCGCGCCGTGAGCACCGCCGTTGGGCTCGCCCTTGGGCTCGTCGTGACGGTTGCGGCGGCGGTCGTCACGCAGCTCCGGGGCCTGACCGACGCCGGTGAAGGGCATCACGTCGCTTGCTTCGGCATCAGCTTGGTCGTCGCCGTGGGCCCGATGGCGGCATTCTTGGCGACGGAGCGCGGCGCTGAGCCGGTGGCGCCGACGTCGCGGGGCGCCGCGTTGGGGGCTTTCGCGGGCGCCGCCGCTGGGCTCGCGATGTGCTTCGTGTGCAGCCACGTCGACCCCGTGCACATGCTCGCGGGGCACGTGACGGCGCTCTTCGTGAGTGTTGCGGTCGGCGCGGTCCTCGGTCAGCGCTTGCTCGCGATGCGTGGCTAG